ATATTTAATTATACTACCTAATATTAGTAATTATAAGGCTATATATTAATTGAATAGTATGGTATAATTTGCCATATTAAATGAAAAAAAGGATGAGATATTATGAAAAATATTAAGAAGTTAGTTTTATTTATTACAATGTTGATAGTAATTAGTGGGGTTAATGTATATGCTGCAACAGTGGGAAATCAATTAACTAAACCAGAGGCTGGATGGAAAAGAATAGAACAATCTGATAACTATATTGTATTTAAAGGAGATAATTGGACATTAAATTATCCTGCACCAACAAAATCTGGGGGAACCACAACATTTATAAAAGAAGGTGTATCTTCAGAAGATATTCTTGAAGCATCTGTATCTTTTGCTTTTAAAGGAAGTAAGTTGAGAATAATAAGTGATAGCTATTATCAGAGAAGTAAGGAGATTGGAGTAAAGATAGATGGACAACTTGTTACTACATATCAAGAATATATAAGTGGCGACAGTTTATTAGAACAAGCTTTAGTTTGCGAAATAACAGGATTAGAATTTGATTATCATTCAGTGGAGATTTATTCTATAGACGGAGTAAGGTATGGTTTAGATTCAATAGATATTGACGAAAATGGCATTTTGCTTGATCCAACATTACTTGAATCACCATCAAACCTTATAGCATCACCAAGTAACGAACACGTAAAGCTTACATGGAATGCAACAGATAAAGCTGAAAGTTATACTATATTGAAATCAACTACATCAAGTTCAATAGACACAGTTATTGCTTCTAATGTAACAGATACAACTTACATAGACAATGATGTTGAACCAGGAGTAACTTATTACTATGTAGTAAGAGCAGTAAAAGATGGTGTGGAAAGTACAGATTCAAATGTAGCATCGGCTATGATTGAGAAAAATAATAATAGAGCACTTTTACTAATTAAACTATTAGATGAAAATGATAAAGAGTATGACTTACCTATAAGTGACGTAGATACTTTCATGAATTGGTATTTTGAAAGAGGCGAGGGACAAGGACCAGCGTATTATGTTTTTAATAAAAGCTTTAATGTAGGACCTTATCTAAGCAGAAAAGATTATATTACTTATAATAAAATAATTTGTATTGAAGTAAATGAATATGAAGAGTAATGTATATATGCTTAAATAGATGTTGATACATATATAGAACTTGCTTTCTTAATTAAAAGTGGGTTCTTTTTTATTGATTATTATTAAATTATCTGCTAATATTAACTGGTAATATCGGGAAAATACTATATACTATAACATTATTAAAAATATGTTTAAAGGAGAAAATGGATGAAACTAAATAAGTTATTAATAACAAGTATCCTGATTCTTTCAGCGGCTATAATTTTTGGTTCTGTTTGGATAGGAAATGCTATAAAAAGTACAAACAAAGAGTCTGATAGTAAAGTAGGTAATAAAGCACAAGAGTTAGAAGGTCAGGTAGTCAGCTTGAATATTACTGACAAAGCATTATTAACAGAGAAAGAGGTTGCCCAATATTTAGGTATCCATCAAGATAAGCTTAATATAATATTACAGAAAGAAAAGATAGAAAGGCAAAAATTGAGTAGTTACGATACTTATAGATATATGCCTTATATTGAAATTGATGATGAAAAATATTTTTTGAAAAATGAAGTAGATGAATGGTTACAATATCATTCGAGTAATAGAAGTAAATTTAATACATAGGATTATTTGAGATAAATACCTTGTCTTTTTTTGCGAATTCTATATTCAGAAATTTACAAAAAATTTATCACCTAAATGTTAATATATGTACTGAGTTAATCAAAAATGAAAGGAGGATTTTATGAGTAAAAAGGTAGTAGCATTATTTTTAGTGATGGGAGTTATATTAACATTTAGTCAAAATACTTTTGCAAAAGACACTATGAATAATTCAAAGAATAATATGATCTTAACTGAATCAATTGGACAAGAATTTATATCAGATGGATACGTATATGGTGATAATGTATATTTTAGAGAAGAACCTAATCCATCTTCAACTATATTAGGAGTGTTTGATAAAGGAGAAAGAGTAGCTTACTATGGTAATGATGGAGCTTATCAATATGTATACAGATATAAGACTGGACAATTTGGATACGTTCATTTCAGGTATCTATACTTTGTTAACGAATACTAAGAACTGATTAATACATATTTCAAAATAAGCCTATAAATATAATTTTTATGTATATAGGCTTATTTTTATGTAATATTATTAACTATATCCTAATTAATTAAGAAAAGTATAATTATAATTAATGATTAATAGACGTTATTTTAAGTCCAATAATACCTATCAAGATTAATAGTAGGAAAAAAATACGTGTTAAACTACAAGGTTCTTTAAATAATAATATTCCTATGATTATTGAACCTAGGGCACCTATTCCAGTCCATATAGCATATGCTGTACCCATTGGTAGTACTTTAGTGGCTATGGATAGAAAATAAAAACTTATTATCATTCCTAATACAGTAATTATTGATGGGTATAATCGGGTAAAGCCGTTAGAATATTTTAAGGCAGTTGCCCAAACTACTTCAAATGCACCAGCAATAATTAGATAAAACCAAGACATTTTATTACCTCCTTTAGTATAAAAACAAAAAAATAAAACCCAGAAAGATATTAAAATAATATCCTCCCGGGTTTTTGTCCCTCCGTGTACATAGTTACCTATGCGTTTTCTCTTGGACCAGACCAGTCTATGAACTGCGGAACCCTAGAAAACATTTATCTGCTATATTATGAATCATATACTCCAAAGTGTCAATAGAAAATTATAAATTAGATTATTGACATGTGGTATAAATTAAAGTATACTTAACTGGTAAGTGATTACTCACTAAATTAGTGTTGTAGGAGATGATTAAAATAAATACTAGACAAAAATTATTAAAAGCTACAATGGAATTAGTTAATGAATTTGGATTACACAACACACCAACCTCAAAAATAGCCAAGTCAGCAGGATTTTCTGAAGCTACAATATATAAAAATTTTTCAAGCAAAGATGAATTGATTATTGAAGTATACCTAGAAATCAAAGCTGACTTAAACCAAGCATTTTCAGTAGGTGTTGATCATAGTATTGCATTTGAAGAAAGAACAAAAAAAGCATTAACTAATTATTTGAACTATTTTTTAAGTCACCCTGATGAATTAATGT
The window above is part of the Vallitalea guaymasensis genome. Proteins encoded here:
- a CDS encoding TetR/AcrR family transcriptional regulator codes for the protein MIKINTRQKLLKATMELVNEFGLHNTPTSKIAKSAGFSEATIYKNFSSKDELIIEVYLEIKADLNQAFSVGVDHSIAFEERTKKALTNYLNYFLSHPDELMYFLQFSNSFYMNKVVHEMGKTKLEYVNQYITENIEKGYIKNMPFAFYEAFVNAPILEVARACHMGGLEISNELREMVITNVIDIMLVNK
- a CDS encoding fibronectin type III domain-containing protein, whose translation is MKNIKKLVLFITMLIVISGVNVYAATVGNQLTKPEAGWKRIEQSDNYIVFKGDNWTLNYPAPTKSGGTTTFIKEGVSSEDILEASVSFAFKGSKLRIISDSYYQRSKEIGVKIDGQLVTTYQEYISGDSLLEQALVCEITGLEFDYHSVEIYSIDGVRYGLDSIDIDENGILLDPTLLESPSNLIASPSNEHVKLTWNATDKAESYTILKSTTSSSIDTVIASNVTDTTYIDNDVEPGVTYYYVVRAVKDGVESTDSNVASAMIEKNNNRALLLIKLLDENDKEYDLPISDVDTFMNWYFERGEGQGPAYYVFNKSFNVGPYLSRKDYITYNKIICIEVNEYEE
- a CDS encoding SH3 domain-containing protein, with product MSKKVVALFLVMGVILTFSQNTFAKDTMNNSKNNMILTESIGQEFISDGYVYGDNVYFREEPNPSSTILGVFDKGERVAYYGNDGAYQYVYRYKTGQFGYVHFRYLYFVNEY
- the sugE gene encoding quaternary ammonium compound efflux SMR transporter SugE, whose product is MSWFYLIIAGAFEVVWATALKYSNGFTRLYPSIITVLGMIISFYFLSIATKVLPMGTAYAIWTGIGALGSIIIGILLFKEPCSLTRIFFLLLILIGIIGLKITSINH